Proteins encoded by one window of Paenibacillus urinalis:
- a CDS encoding TspO/MBR family protein codes for MLRTTHRNPYKWLNVIGFVLVIVMNALANLLPIGGRTTSEVSALYPVLITPAGYAFAIWSVIYAFLAGFIILQFLPSQKQRNTAAVLKFWFFISCLANAGWIVLWQNLWFGWSVLVIFILLFSLSQMYVRVLALQKPTTGEKWFVQLPFRIYLGWVSVATIINVTVWLSKREWDGFGLGDETWAILLLIIGAIVALAVSFSYRDAVLPLVFVWAYIAISVKQSDITAVAYTAAGIAALLLIYSIWLFFSKRRQ; via the coding sequence ATGCTGCGCACCACTCACCGGAACCCTTATAAATGGCTAAACGTCATCGGATTTGTACTTGTGATCGTCATGAACGCGCTCGCTAACCTGCTGCCCATCGGCGGAAGAACCACTTCGGAGGTGTCGGCTCTATACCCTGTACTGATTACACCCGCCGGATATGCCTTCGCCATCTGGTCAGTCATTTACGCCTTTCTGGCCGGATTCATCATTCTGCAGTTTCTGCCGTCCCAGAAGCAGCGAAATACAGCGGCAGTCCTTAAATTCTGGTTCTTCATCAGTTGTCTGGCGAATGCAGGCTGGATTGTCCTATGGCAGAACCTGTGGTTCGGCTGGTCCGTGCTCGTCATCTTTATCCTGCTGTTCTCTCTGAGTCAGATGTATGTGCGTGTATTGGCACTTCAGAAGCCGACTACAGGTGAAAAATGGTTTGTCCAGCTTCCCTTCCGGATTTATCTTGGCTGGGTCAGTGTGGCCACCATTATTAATGTGACCGTTTGGCTTAGCAAACGGGAATGGGATGGATTTGGCCTTGGAGATGAGACATGGGCAATCCTGCTCCTGATCATCGGGGCGATTGTCGCACTCGCAGTCAGCTTCTCTTATCGTGATGCCGTACTACCGCTGGTCTTCGTATGGGCTTATATTGCAATTAGTGTGAAGCAATCCGATATCACCGCTGTAGCTTATACCGCAGCCGGAATTGCAGCCTTGCTGCTGATTTACTCGATCTGGCTGTTCTTCTCCAAACGAAGACAGTAA
- a CDS encoding oxidoreductase, translated as MGRKGLVIGATGLVGKQLVSQLLAHDEYEEVTTLVRQELPISHPKLSQVIVNWDELERHEEAFIGADELFCCMGTTIKKAGSQAAFRKVDLEYPVTAARLALSHGTRQMIAVTSMGADSTSRIFYSRTKGEFEDDIARLGFRGIHFLRPSLLLGDREEKRTGEKIGEWVLTLADPLLRKGRGREYRAVPGAYVAKAMIRAAMRDQSGVYRHSNKDIWKLAEQQK; from the coding sequence GTGGGACGAAAAGGATTAGTCATTGGGGCTACTGGGTTGGTCGGCAAGCAGCTCGTATCACAGCTGCTCGCGCATGATGAATATGAAGAGGTTACCACGCTCGTGAGACAGGAGCTTCCGATATCCCACCCTAAACTGTCTCAAGTGATTGTGAACTGGGACGAGCTTGAAAGGCATGAGGAGGCTTTCATCGGAGCAGACGAATTGTTCTGCTGTATGGGCACGACGATCAAGAAGGCAGGATCGCAGGCGGCGTTCCGCAAAGTTGATCTGGAGTACCCCGTTACTGCAGCCAGACTCGCGTTGTCTCATGGGACGAGACAGATGATTGCTGTTACATCCATGGGAGCAGACAGCACTTCACGCATCTTCTACAGCCGAACCAAGGGAGAGTTTGAGGACGATATCGCGAGACTAGGCTTTCGTGGTATTCATTTTCTAAGACCATCCTTGCTGCTTGGCGACAGAGAAGAAAAACGCACAGGGGAGAAGATAGGTGAATGGGTGCTGACGCTTGCCGATCCGCTGCTTCGCAAAGGAAGAGGACGGGAGTACCGAGCGGTTCCGGGTGCTTATGTTGCGAAGGCCATGATCAGGGCAGCGATGCGAGATCAGAGCGGGGTGTACCGCCATTCGAACAAGGATATCTGGAAGCTGGCTGAACAACAAAAATAG
- a CDS encoding RidA family protein translates to MSKNPISTEKAPGAIGPYSQAVEAGGFIFTSGQLGINPQTGEFGDTVEEQARLSLENVKAILEAAGASLDQVVKTTVFLKDMNDFTRVNEVYSSFFSQPYPARSAVEVARLPKDALVEIETITLKK, encoded by the coding sequence ATGAGTAAGAACCCGATTTCCACAGAAAAGGCACCAGGAGCCATTGGACCATACAGTCAGGCAGTTGAAGCAGGCGGTTTCATATTTACGTCTGGTCAGCTCGGAATCAATCCGCAGACAGGTGAATTCGGTGATACCGTTGAGGAGCAGGCTCGTCTATCCCTTGAGAATGTGAAGGCCATCCTTGAAGCTGCCGGAGCAAGCTTGGACCAAGTCGTGAAGACGACGGTATTCCTGAAGGACATGAATGATTTTACCCGTGTAAATGAAGTGTACAGCTCGTTCTTCAGCCAGCCTTATCCTGCGCGCAGCGCGGTAGAGGTAGCCCGTCTTCCGAAGGATGCGCTGGTCGAGATTGAAACGATTACGCTGAAGAAATAA
- a CDS encoding HD-GYP domain-containing protein, whose product MQRYQALRKRLAVNYIASWAATAVLALLSIRSLTLHLHAAESRYLAVILAAALLLTLLTGIYLILRQVRPYKDIQLQAETGTGLQYAYDFLHTLPAHAFCRILYSHYICLSLPVVLLSTILKRLDLLQLSFIHTLYIVISFLFAAYLHAIIEFMMTTRAIRPYILAVENKAEASVTQLVFTGQQPVSLGPNTWIRLIFIIIYPLLLVFFITEIQQFYYSETVMREYAGLGVWLLLLGIGLSMFAAARLIKSDHSTTEGSTTEGMNQLSLELKERDELVKQLQDSYFSTLSAALDARDPYTAGHSMRVAEYSVMIGRKLGLAEEELDTLYKTALIHDIGKVGIPDMVLLKEGKLSEEEYLTIQRHPVLGESILQHVQPAQSIKPFLSGVRSHHERYDGKGYPDQLAGERIPLFGRIIAVADAFDAMTSDRPYRKGMKDEEAISILEQGRGTQWDPIIAGIFVDQYRCRPSCC is encoded by the coding sequence TTGCAACGGTATCAAGCGCTGCGCAAAAGATTGGCTGTTAACTACATCGCTAGCTGGGCTGCAACTGCTGTACTGGCGCTTCTGTCTATACGATCTTTAACGCTTCATCTGCATGCAGCAGAGTCCCGTTATTTGGCAGTGATCTTGGCTGCCGCATTACTTCTTACACTGCTGACTGGAATATACCTTATCCTCAGGCAGGTTAGACCTTATAAAGATATACAGCTTCAAGCTGAGACCGGCACAGGTCTTCAGTATGCGTATGATTTTCTCCACACCTTGCCGGCTCACGCCTTCTGTCGGATACTGTACTCGCATTATATTTGCTTGTCTTTACCGGTCGTGCTGCTAAGTACGATCCTGAAGCGGTTAGATCTTCTCCAACTATCATTTATACATACTTTATATATTGTAATAAGCTTTCTTTTCGCTGCTTACCTGCATGCCATTATCGAATTTATGATGACAACGAGAGCCATTAGACCTTACATATTAGCCGTCGAAAATAAAGCGGAGGCAAGCGTTACCCAGCTAGTTTTTACAGGGCAGCAGCCTGTTTCTCTTGGTCCCAACACATGGATAAGGTTAATCTTTATCATCATCTATCCTTTGCTGCTCGTGTTTTTTATAACCGAAATTCAGCAATTTTATTACTCTGAAACCGTCATGAGGGAGTATGCCGGACTTGGCGTATGGCTACTGCTGCTTGGGATTGGCTTGTCTATGTTTGCAGCAGCCCGTCTTATAAAAAGTGATCACTCTACGACGGAAGGCTCTACGACGGAAGGGATGAATCAATTAAGTCTTGAGCTGAAGGAGAGAGACGAGCTGGTGAAGCAGCTGCAGGACAGCTATTTTAGTACCTTATCCGCAGCGCTGGACGCCAGGGATCCTTATACGGCGGGTCATTCCATGCGGGTGGCAGAATATTCGGTCATGATCGGCCGCAAGCTGGGGCTTGCAGAGGAAGAGCTTGACACCCTTTACAAAACGGCGCTGATTCACGACATCGGAAAAGTAGGCATCCCCGATATGGTGCTGCTTAAGGAAGGTAAGCTCAGTGAAGAGGAGTATTTGACGATTCAGCGTCACCCGGTGCTTGGCGAATCGATATTACAGCATGTCCAGCCGGCACAGTCGATTAAGCCCTTCCTATCCGGGGTACGTTCCCATCACGAGCGTTATGACGGCAAGGGATATCCGGATCAGCTGGCGGGAGAGCGTATTCCTTTATTTGGAAGAATTATTGCAGTAGCGGATGCCTTCGACGCTATGACCTCGGACCGGCCTTACCGCAAAGGAATGAAGGATGAGGAGGCCATCTCTATACTGGAACAGGGCCGAGGAACACAGTGGGACCCGATTATAGCTGGCATATTTGTAGACCAGTACCGGTGCAGACCATCCTGCTGTTAA
- a CDS encoding carbohydrate ABC transporter permease translates to MESAKSYRISTFITELFMILLALVFLVPFYFLFVNSVKTFGDLLTNAASWPQAFEWSNYQRAWEITNFPKVLTNSLIVTVISNLLLVLISSMTAYRMVRHNTRFNRVLFTLFVAAMVIPFQSIMIPLVKVTSTVGIMNSHWGLIICYLGFGVPMSVFLFHGFVKSVPVEIEEAARVDGSNAYGVFFRIVYPLMRPMYVTIIILNTLWIWNDYLLPSIVLQDAELHTIPIATYAFFGQYTKQWDLALPALVLGITPIILFFLLMQKHIIQGITAGSVKG, encoded by the coding sequence ATGGAATCTGCAAAAAGCTATCGGATAAGTACCTTCATCACCGAATTGTTCATGATCCTGCTGGCTCTCGTGTTTCTTGTTCCTTTTTATTTCCTGTTTGTGAACTCTGTCAAAACCTTCGGTGATCTGCTGACCAATGCAGCCTCCTGGCCGCAAGCGTTCGAGTGGAGCAATTACCAAAGAGCATGGGAGATCACGAACTTTCCCAAAGTGCTTACGAATTCTTTAATTGTAACCGTTATCAGTAATTTACTGCTTGTGCTGATCAGCTCAATGACCGCCTATCGCATGGTTAGGCACAATACCCGATTCAATCGCGTGCTGTTCACCCTGTTCGTTGCGGCGATGGTCATTCCGTTTCAATCGATTATGATTCCGCTCGTTAAGGTAACAAGCACCGTCGGGATTATGAACAGTCACTGGGGGCTAATCATCTGCTACCTCGGCTTCGGGGTCCCGATGTCGGTCTTCCTGTTCCACGGATTTGTCAAATCGGTGCCTGTCGAGATCGAGGAGGCGGCAAGAGTGGATGGCAGTAACGCCTACGGTGTGTTTTTTCGCATAGTCTATCCGCTCATGCGGCCGATGTATGTCACGATTATCATTTTGAATACGCTGTGGATCTGGAATGATTACTTACTGCCCTCCATTGTGCTGCAGGACGCTGAGCTGCATACAATCCCGATCGCAACTTACGCGTTCTTCGGTCAATACACCAAGCAGTGGGATCTCGCGCTGCCTGCGCTGGTCCT
- a CDS encoding CsbD family protein: MDNNVFKGKWNQVKGEAKKQWGKLTDDDLDVIDGEKDKLVGKLQERYGHSRDEAEKEYDNWSRTYR, from the coding sequence ATGGATAACAACGTATTCAAAGGTAAATGGAATCAAGTGAAGGGCGAAGCCAAGAAGCAATGGGGTAAGCTGACTGATGATGATCTGGATGTCATCGATGGTGAGAAGGACAAGCTGGTCGGCAAGCTTCAGGAGCGATACGGTCATTCCCGCGACGAAGCCGAGAAGGAATATGATAACTGGAGCAGAACGTACCGCTAA
- a CDS encoding YjcZ family sporulation protein has protein sequence MSEVGYGYGGGQVGGFSGYDGGKSIGAILVLFILLVIIVKAFCW, from the coding sequence ATGAGCGAAGTAGGATACGGATATGGCGGCGGCCAAGTAGGCGGCTTCAGCGGTTACGATGGAGGTAAATCCATCGGCGCAATCTTGGTATTGTTTATTCTCTTGGTTATTATCGTTAAAGCTTTCTGCTGGTAA
- a CDS encoding carbohydrate ABC transporter permease, translating to MISKRSSQWLQQLVFVGPSLVFFLLIIVAPFLLGMYYSFTNWNGAASEPTWAGLSNFTKIFTDDPAFLKSFTFTAWFTLAGVLLTNVLGFFLAYFLTRPLKTKNVLRTIFFMPNVIGGLLLGFIWQFIFVRGFASVGEATGLAFFNLPWLGDEATAFWAIVIVFVWQTAGYLMVIYISSLNNIPNEVIEAAQIDGASKGQILKSIIVPLIMPGVTVCLFLAISWSFKMFDLNLSLTKGGPFRSTESVALNIYNEAFVNGRYGLGTAKALIFFIIVAIITFIQVRLTKSKEVEA from the coding sequence GTGATTAGCAAAAGGTCTTCACAGTGGCTGCAGCAGCTTGTCTTTGTAGGTCCTTCACTCGTGTTTTTCCTCCTTATTATTGTGGCTCCATTTCTGCTGGGAATGTACTATTCCTTTACTAATTGGAATGGTGCGGCAAGCGAGCCCACATGGGCAGGCTTATCCAATTTTACGAAAATATTTACGGATGATCCCGCCTTTCTAAAATCCTTTACGTTTACAGCCTGGTTCACACTTGCGGGTGTGCTGCTGACCAACGTGCTCGGCTTTTTCCTTGCCTACTTTCTGACAAGGCCGCTCAAGACCAAAAATGTCCTGCGTACGATCTTCTTCATGCCGAACGTCATCGGCGGACTGCTTCTCGGGTTCATCTGGCAGTTTATATTTGTCCGCGGATTCGCATCTGTTGGAGAAGCGACAGGACTCGCTTTTTTTAATCTTCCCTGGCTGGGAGATGAGGCAACGGCGTTCTGGGCGATTGTGATTGTTTTTGTATGGCAGACAGCCGGATATTTGATGGTCATCTACATATCTTCACTGAATAACATACCGAATGAAGTGATTGAGGCAGCTCAGATTGACGGCGCGAGCAAAGGACAAATTCTGAAGAGTATTATTGTGCCGCTCATTATGCCAGGGGTTACCGTATGTTTGTTCCTCGCCATCTCCTGGTCCTTCAAAATGTTTGACCTGAACCTGTCCCTCACTAAGGGAGGGCCGTTCCGTTCGACCGAATCGGTGGCGCTGAATATTTATAATGAGGCGTTCGTGAACGGAAGGTACGGACTCGGTACGGCAAAAGCTTTGATCTTCTTCATTATCGTGGCCATCATTACGTTCATTCAGGTTCGATTGACGAAGAGCAAGGAGGTTGAAGCCTAA